One Amaranthus tricolor cultivar Red isolate AtriRed21 chromosome 10, ASM2621246v1, whole genome shotgun sequence genomic window carries:
- the LOC130826287 gene encoding uncharacterized protein LOC130826287 isoform X2, with amino-acid sequence MEYILSYLLQKSFKMAFCTSYLAVDMWTWNTLRQETLFNWRHAICFHKQSWLGIKFFKYPLFITVWIYCSYLHQSRMILHIRERRKHLRLICIESERRMFKLE; translated from the exons ATGGAATACATACTATCATATCTCCTTCA GAAAAGTTTTAAAATGGCTTTCTGCACTAGTTACTTGGCAGTTGACATGTGGACATGGAATACGCTTCGCCAGGAAACTCTCTTCAATT GGAGACATGCAATATGTTTTCATAAACAAAGCTG GCTAGGAATAAAATTCTTCAAGTACCCGCTTTTTATCACTGTTTGGATTTACTGCAGCTATCTTCACCAAAGCCGTATGATTCTCCACATTAGAGAAAGAAGAAAGCATTTAAG ACTAATTTGCATTGAAAGTGAACGGAGGATGTTTAAATTAGAGTGA
- the LOC130826287 gene encoding uncharacterized protein LOC130826287 isoform X1 — protein sequence MEYILSYLLQKSFKMAFCTSYLAVDMWTWNTLRQETLFNWRHAICFHKQSWLGIKFFKYPLFITVWIYCSYLHQSRMILHIRERRKHLRYCSFAVLAFPFTNPFMWSKGIKEW from the exons ATGGAATACATACTATCATATCTCCTTCA GAAAAGTTTTAAAATGGCTTTCTGCACTAGTTACTTGGCAGTTGACATGTGGACATGGAATACGCTTCGCCAGGAAACTCTCTTCAATT GGAGACATGCAATATGTTTTCATAAACAAAGCTG GCTAGGAATAAAATTCTTCAAGTACCCGCTTTTTATCACTGTTTGGATTTACTGCAGCTATCTTCACCAAAGCCGTATGATTCTCCACATTAGAGAAAGAAGAAAGCATTTAAGGTATTGTTCGTTTGCTGTACTTGCATTTCCTTTTACAAACCCCTTTATGTGGAGTAAAGGCATCAAAGAATGGTAA